In Nocardia sp. NBC_00403, one DNA window encodes the following:
- a CDS encoding glycosyltransferase family 87 protein — protein MDEATNGSSPKFSGGQSAGPHYTAPAPLAPDLRSADGRDRPSRNDSLTAQLCTVIGGPVGDHALIGRVRFWTPMRVLLAVTLVFLALGWTAKAPCIQQTSTADGSLTLDWNNGRQYTAMCYSDTVPLYGAERLNEGAFPYKKSWSEQTPDGGTETRYMEYPVLSGLYQYISMEIAKTWDALPLPGALQVVIYFNVVAFGLAMAWLVTVWASAELAGRRIWDAAMIAVSPLVIVHAFTNFDALATAFAATGLLAWARRRPLLAGVLLGLGGAAKLYPLLLLGPIVVLCLRADPLHRVPSAQAGLRVSDIDSPRTALAWLRDRMQLLSSRPLGAAALTTAAAAGTWLAVNLPIALLYPTGWREFFRLNTTRHADPDSIYNVITSFTGWLGFDGELTHNQQPTILNAVSLLVFVAACLVIGYIALTVPRRPRLAQLCFLVVAAFLLTNKVWSPQYSLWLVPLAALALPHRRILLAWMTVDALVWVPRMFYYLGLDHKGLPEEWFTGTVVLRDLAVLALCALIIRQIYRPEEDLVRRDFIDDPVGGIVDRTPDPLLPWLPEPLRPRIALART, from the coding sequence ATGGACGAGGCGACGAACGGGAGCTCGCCGAAGTTCAGCGGGGGACAGTCCGCCGGACCGCACTACACGGCCCCGGCCCCGCTCGCGCCGGATCTGCGGTCGGCCGACGGACGAGACCGACCCAGCCGCAACGATTCCCTGACAGCACAGCTGTGCACCGTGATCGGCGGCCCGGTCGGTGATCACGCACTGATCGGCCGCGTCCGGTTCTGGACCCCGATGCGGGTGCTGCTGGCCGTCACCCTGGTTTTCCTCGCCCTCGGTTGGACAGCCAAGGCGCCCTGCATCCAGCAGACCAGCACCGCGGACGGCTCGCTCACCCTGGACTGGAACAACGGCCGCCAATACACAGCCATGTGCTATTCGGACACTGTGCCGCTGTACGGGGCGGAGCGCCTGAACGAGGGCGCGTTCCCCTATAAGAAGTCCTGGTCCGAGCAGACACCCGATGGCGGCACCGAGACGAGGTACATGGAGTACCCGGTGCTGTCGGGCCTTTATCAATACATATCCATGGAGATCGCCAAAACCTGGGACGCACTGCCGTTGCCCGGTGCGCTGCAGGTGGTCATCTACTTCAATGTCGTCGCATTCGGCCTCGCTATGGCCTGGCTGGTCACCGTGTGGGCCTCGGCCGAACTGGCCGGGCGCCGCATCTGGGACGCGGCGATGATCGCGGTTTCACCCTTGGTAATCGTGCACGCTTTTACGAATTTCGACGCGCTGGCGACGGCATTCGCGGCGACCGGTCTGCTCGCCTGGGCCCGGCGACGACCGCTGCTGGCCGGCGTGCTGCTCGGACTCGGCGGTGCGGCCAAGTTGTACCCATTACTGCTGCTCGGACCGATCGTGGTGTTGTGCCTGCGCGCCGACCCGCTGCACCGGGTGCCGAGCGCGCAGGCCGGACTCCGGGTAAGCGATATCGACAGTCCGCGCACCGCACTGGCCTGGCTGCGCGACCGGATGCAGCTACTCAGCTCACGCCCACTCGGTGCCGCCGCCCTGACCACCGCGGCCGCGGCCGGGACCTGGCTGGCGGTGAATCTGCCGATCGCCCTGCTGTACCCGACCGGATGGCGCGAATTCTTCCGGCTCAACACCACCCGGCACGCCGACCCCGACTCCATCTACAACGTGATCACCTCGTTCACCGGCTGGCTCGGCTTCGACGGGGAGCTCACGCACAACCAGCAACCGACCATCCTGAACGCGGTGTCACTGCTGGTGTTCGTCGCCGCCTGCCTGGTGATCGGCTATATCGCGCTCACCGTGCCGCGTCGGCCGCGGCTCGCGCAACTGTGCTTCCTGGTGGTAGCCGCGTTCCTGCTGACGAACAAGGTGTGGAGCCCACAGTATTCACTGTGGCTGGTACCCCTGGCCGCTCTTGCGCTGCCGCACCGGCGGATCCTGTTGGCGTGGATGACGGTTGATGCGCTGGTGTGGGTCCCACGGATGTTCTACTACCTCGGCCTCGACCACAAGGGCCTGCCCGAGGAGTGGTTCACCGGCACCGTCGTGCTGCGCGATCTCGCGGTACTCGCCCTGTGTGCCTTGATCATTCGACAGATCTATCGGCCGGAGGAGGACCTGGTGCGCCGCGACTTCATCGACGACCCGGTCGGCGGCATCGTCGATCGAACACCGGACCCGCTGCTGCCGTGGCTGCCCGAACCACTGCGCCCACGAATTGCGTTGGCCCGCACCTGA
- a CDS encoding TerD family protein, whose protein sequence is MIQLKAGQNTPLTGDVVRFSAKAGAALDVSALVVAQNLRVLAAEDFVFYDQPRTQGVTLSDGSVAIRLAEVRADANAVLLVVSADPAVPAQPGGLGPVTVELFENDVVAAEFAITPLAGETALICLEVYRRGTGWKLRAVGQGYAGGLAQLLTAHGVEVDGVVDQPAAAAPQAGPGSPGARSDGQDTIPGPVADSRAAGPVPVEVAHGLDRLWMIFEDAARSAAALISARDYAAQRLDHELSAAVSDPTTRNTPAAEAARQAAHRRSDELIAVAEGNHHRDSQHLLRELADADRLLPPSLASWESPTWDGPPAASDGIRLGELHAIERGPLRVPYCVPVPLNRPLWIDTESSSAAAPVVGALLARLLAADPGRRVRVDMIDLTGAFRGLVGPLTPVLNGPPVTDHAEISARLQALVDATELAELAYEGGVFTPPVEHRVLLAADFPHGYQAADAQRIGSLMVRGDLIGLSTMIVGSDESDSSDPVVAALSQACRHLPTVDGTPLFDPWTGSPWQLDLDLLPREPERQARYLRVHQ, encoded by the coding sequence GTGATTCAGCTCAAGGCCGGTCAGAACACGCCGCTGACCGGTGATGTCGTTCGATTCAGCGCGAAAGCCGGTGCTGCGCTGGATGTTTCCGCACTGGTGGTGGCGCAGAACCTGCGCGTGCTCGCCGCCGAGGACTTCGTGTTCTATGACCAGCCGCGGACCCAGGGTGTCACGCTGTCCGACGGCTCGGTGGCGATCCGGCTCGCCGAGGTCCGCGCCGATGCCAACGCGGTGCTGCTGGTGGTCAGTGCCGATCCGGCTGTGCCCGCCCAGCCGGGCGGCCTCGGGCCGGTGACCGTGGAGTTGTTCGAAAACGATGTGGTCGCGGCGGAATTCGCGATCACCCCGTTGGCAGGGGAGACCGCGCTGATCTGCCTGGAGGTGTATCGGCGCGGCACCGGATGGAAGCTGCGCGCGGTCGGTCAGGGTTACGCGGGCGGACTCGCGCAGCTGCTGACCGCGCACGGGGTCGAGGTCGACGGCGTGGTGGACCAGCCCGCCGCAGCCGCGCCGCAGGCCGGTCCCGGTTCGCCGGGCGCGCGATCGGATGGTCAGGACACCATTCCCGGCCCCGTGGCCGATTCCCGCGCGGCCGGACCCGTGCCGGTGGAGGTCGCGCACGGGCTCGACCGGTTGTGGATGATCTTCGAGGATGCCGCGCGTTCGGCGGCCGCGCTCATCTCGGCACGCGACTATGCCGCCCAACGGCTCGATCACGAATTGTCCGCCGCGGTATCGGATCCCACCACGAGGAACACCCCGGCCGCCGAGGCAGCGCGGCAGGCCGCGCACCGCCGCAGCGACGAGCTGATCGCCGTCGCCGAGGGCAACCACCACCGCGACAGCCAACACCTCCTGCGCGAACTCGCCGACGCGGACCGGCTGCTGCCACCGTCGCTGGCGTCCTGGGAATCGCCCACTTGGGACGGTCCGCCCGCGGCGAGCGACGGCATCCGGCTCGGTGAGCTGCATGCGATCGAGCGGGGGCCGCTGCGGGTGCCGTACTGCGTGCCGGTGCCGTTGAATCGGCCGCTGTGGATAGACACCGAATCCAGCAGTGCGGCGGCCCCGGTCGTCGGTGCACTGCTGGCCCGGCTGCTCGCGGCCGATCCCGGGCGGCGCGTGCGCGTCGACATGATCGATCTGACCGGGGCGTTCCGTGGGCTCGTCGGACCGCTGACACCGGTGCTGAACGGACCGCCGGTCACCGACCATGCTGAGATCTCGGCGCGGCTACAGGCCTTGGTCGACGCGACAGAACTGGCCGAACTGGCCTATGAGGGCGGGGTTTTCACGCCCCCGGTCGAACATCGAGTGCTGCTCGCCGCGGATTTCCCGCACGGCTACCAGGCCGCAGATGCACAACGCATCGGGTCGCTGATGGTGCGTGGCGATCTGATCGGGTTGTCGACCATGATCGTCGGCAGCGACGAATCCGATTCCAGCGATCCCGTGGTCGCGGCGTTGTCGCAAGCCTGCAGGCACCTTCCTACAGTCGACGGCACACCGCTGTTCGATCCGTGGACCGGCAGCCCATGGCAGCTGGATCTGGACCTGTTGCCACGAGAGCCGGAGCGGCAGGCGCGCTACCTACGCGTGCACCAGTGA
- a CDS encoding TerD family protein, translating into MSATLAKGQNGPLATNDVVISIQLTAPADLSALLVTERGKVRSDADFVFFNQPNGPGVNLQPAPQGQPMSLAVSLSAVPADIDQIRAVITLDDASSSFGRFPAPTAIVSDSSGNRLYEYQVDGLQSESIVIALELYRRQGAWKVRAVGQGYAGGFAALVTDHGVTVDDAPAAAPQAAPAPPPAQPAPNYPPPTTPAYPAQPAPQYAPTQAAPPGPGYPPPPAAGYPPPGPGYPPPPAPGPGYPPPPQQAAPQQAPAEVSLSKDRPVSLQKGQRVTLRKEGGAALTFVKMGLGWDPVQTRGMFGNRTVDVDLDASVAMFADANLVDVAYYGQLTSKDGSVRHQGDNLTGEGEGDDEVILVDLTRIPAHVSTLLFMVTSYKGHTFEQVQNAFCRLVDGANNAELARYTMAGGMRFTAMAMAKVYRVGGDWKMQALGEGFQAKHPGEAVPQLGRFLSAG; encoded by the coding sequence TTGTCCGCAACACTCGCCAAGGGCCAGAACGGTCCACTGGCCACCAACGACGTGGTGATCTCCATCCAGCTCACGGCACCAGCGGATCTGTCCGCGCTGCTGGTTACCGAGCGGGGCAAGGTCCGTTCCGACGCGGACTTCGTCTTCTTCAACCAGCCGAACGGGCCTGGCGTGAACCTGCAACCCGCGCCGCAGGGACAGCCCATGTCGCTGGCGGTGTCGCTGAGCGCGGTGCCCGCCGATATCGATCAGATTCGCGCGGTGATCACCCTCGACGACGCGTCGAGCAGCTTCGGCCGCTTTCCCGCGCCGACCGCGATCGTCTCGGATTCGTCCGGTAATCGGTTGTACGAGTACCAGGTCGACGGTTTGCAGAGCGAGTCGATCGTGATCGCGCTCGAACTGTATCGGCGGCAGGGTGCCTGGAAGGTGCGGGCTGTCGGACAGGGGTACGCGGGTGGGTTCGCGGCACTGGTCACCGACCACGGCGTGACGGTCGACGACGCCCCTGCCGCGGCGCCGCAGGCTGCGCCTGCGCCGCCCCCGGCCCAGCCCGCACCGAATTACCCGCCGCCGACCACCCCCGCCTACCCGGCCCAGCCCGCGCCGCAGTACGCGCCGACCCAGGCGGCCCCGCCCGGACCCGGTTATCCGCCGCCGCCCGCCGCGGGCTACCCGCCGCCGGGGCCCGGTTACCCGCCGCCGCCCGCACCGGGGCCGGGTTACCCGCCGCCCCCGCAGCAGGCCGCGCCGCAGCAGGCGCCCGCCGAGGTGAGCCTGAGCAAGGATCGTCCGGTCAGCCTGCAGAAGGGGCAGCGGGTCACGCTCCGCAAGGAAGGCGGCGCGGCACTGACTTTCGTCAAGATGGGTCTCGGCTGGGATCCGGTGCAGACGCGAGGCATGTTCGGCAACCGGACCGTCGATGTAGACCTCGACGCCTCGGTCGCGATGTTCGCCGATGCGAACCTCGTCGACGTCGCCTACTACGGTCAGCTGACCTCCAAGGACGGCTCGGTCCGGCATCAGGGCGACAATCTCACCGGTGAGGGCGAGGGTGACGACGAGGTGATCCTGGTCGACCTGACCCGCATCCCGGCGCACGTCAGCACGCTGCTGTTCATGGTGACCTCCTACAAGGGGCACACTTTCGAGCAGGTCCAGAATGCGTTCTGCCGCTTGGTCGACGGCGCCAACAATGCCGAACTCGCCCGGTACACCATGGCAGGCGGCATGCGGTTCACCGCCATGGCGATGGCCAAGGTGTACCGCGTCGGCGGCGACTGGAAGATGCAGGCCCTCGGTGAGGGCTTCCAGGCCAAGCATCCGGGCGAGGCGGTTCCGCAGCTCGGCCGGTTCCTCTCGGCCGGGTGA
- a CDS encoding AIM24 family protein, producing MAQLFEQSKKVIEAHLAGTSIRAISGSMIAYEGNVQFKSAGFGGGDGVIAGLKRRATGEKLSLMECNGHGRVFFAVNGQHVTVVNLNNETLQVESQQLLAFAGNLRTDVRFAGVRGASTGAGLFTTTVSGQGQVALLSAGGPLIHLEVSPQYPLVVDPDAFVAARGNLNHSFVTDVSWRSLVGQDAGEAFSLRWDGQGVVLIQPAER from the coding sequence ATGGCGCAACTTTTCGAGCAGTCGAAAAAGGTGATCGAGGCCCACCTCGCCGGAACAAGTATCCGTGCGATCTCCGGCTCGATGATCGCCTATGAAGGAAATGTGCAGTTCAAATCTGCTGGTTTCGGCGGCGGTGACGGTGTGATTGCCGGGCTCAAGCGGCGTGCCACCGGTGAGAAGCTGTCGCTGATGGAGTGCAACGGGCACGGCAGGGTCTTCTTCGCGGTGAACGGCCAGCACGTCACCGTGGTGAACCTCAACAACGAGACGCTGCAGGTCGAATCGCAGCAGCTGCTCGCCTTCGCGGGCAATCTGCGCACCGATGTACGTTTCGCCGGCGTGCGCGGCGCCTCCACCGGAGCGGGGCTGTTCACCACCACGGTGTCGGGACAGGGTCAGGTCGCGCTGCTTTCGGCGGGCGGGCCGCTGATCCATCTCGAAGTGTCGCCGCAGTACCCGCTGGTCGTCGACCCCGACGCCTTCGTCGCGGCGCGCGGCAATCTCAACCACTCGTTCGTCACCGACGTGTCGTGGCGCAGCCTCGTCGGCCAGGACGCAGGCGAGGCGTTTTCGCTGCGCTGGGATGGTCAGGGCGTGGTGTTGATCCAGCCGGCGGAACGGTAG
- a CDS encoding AIM24 family protein: MFEKVNGKVVKTDVGMAGGVVARNGAMLFYTGDVSFAPHQIPGGQGMGGGGGLMRMAGRMMAGEHERTMLAQGSGEVHYGFAGLEVHVVHMQQGATLRVEASRLLANTAGLQSSVVSVMSSGGGGGGGLMGALRGAAGGALTGQGMFTTQLAGQGSAVLLAHGGFLELQVGGPNPIVVDPQAFVATYGNVQTELKTAMSWRDAVGRGAGEAMQLHCVGQGVVYVQASEEKL; this comes from the coding sequence ATGTTCGAGAAGGTCAACGGCAAAGTCGTCAAAACCGATGTCGGCATGGCGGGCGGTGTCGTCGCCCGCAACGGCGCGATGCTGTTCTATACCGGCGATGTCTCCTTCGCGCCGCACCAGATTCCGGGCGGCCAGGGCATGGGCGGTGGCGGCGGTCTGATGCGGATGGCCGGCCGCATGATGGCCGGTGAGCACGAGCGCACCATGTTGGCCCAGGGCTCCGGTGAGGTGCACTACGGATTCGCCGGGCTCGAGGTGCACGTGGTCCACATGCAGCAGGGGGCGACGTTGCGTGTCGAGGCCTCGCGTCTGCTTGCCAACACTGCCGGACTGCAGAGTTCGGTGGTGTCGGTGATGAGTTCGGGCGGCGGCGGTGGCGGCGGCCTGATGGGTGCGCTGCGCGGCGCCGCCGGCGGCGCGCTGACCGGGCAGGGCATGTTCACCACCCAGCTCGCGGGTCAGGGTTCGGCGGTGCTGCTCGCGCACGGCGGATTCCTGGAACTGCAAGTGGGCGGGCCGAATCCGATCGTTGTCGATCCGCAGGCCTTCGTCGCCACCTATGGCAATGTGCAGACCGAGCTGAAGACTGCGATGAGCTGGCGCGACGCGGTAGGACGCGGAGCCGGCGAGGCGATGCAATTGCATTGCGTCGGACAGGGTGTCGTGTACGTGCAGGCCTCAGAAGAGAAGTTGTGA
- a CDS encoding AIM24 family protein gives MSQILNPLNLGESDNIPGNSYAYCIDLNKPWFMRKGAMIAYYGDMRFQMLTHGLQGGLLHMVSQQFSAPLFTGDYVVAEGHGKLIIGDRGYDINSYDLEDNGNLTIRAANLLAFEPGLSLNQSIVPGFLTLIGTGKFLASSNGPVMFAEPPLRVDPESLVGWADCPSPSHHYDQRWVTNFLAAGAAGFGVNSGEERQFDFTGSGTVLIQSSEKVLSDSMLVRTIEGQLQSGMTVGGLQRLQGVIAQQLGGQHYD, from the coding sequence ATGTCCCAGATTTTGAATCCGCTGAATCTCGGTGAGAGCGACAACATTCCGGGAAACAGCTACGCCTACTGCATCGACCTGAACAAGCCGTGGTTCATGCGCAAGGGCGCGATGATCGCCTACTACGGCGATATGCGCTTCCAGATGCTCACCCACGGCCTGCAGGGTGGACTGCTGCACATGGTGTCCCAGCAGTTCTCCGCGCCGTTGTTCACCGGCGATTATGTGGTCGCAGAAGGCCACGGCAAGCTCATCATCGGCGACCGCGGCTACGACATCAATTCCTATGATCTAGAGGACAACGGCAACCTCACCATCCGTGCGGCGAACCTGCTCGCCTTCGAGCCGGGTCTGTCGCTCAACCAGTCCATCGTCCCCGGCTTCCTCACGCTGATCGGCACGGGTAAGTTCCTCGCCTCGTCCAATGGCCCCGTCATGTTCGCGGAGCCGCCCCTGCGGGTCGACCCGGAATCCCTTGTCGGCTGGGCGGATTGCCCTTCGCCCAGCCATCACTACGACCAGCGGTGGGTGACGAATTTCCTCGCGGCAGGCGCGGCCGGGTTCGGCGTCAACTCCGGCGAGGAACGACAGTTCGACTTCACCGGCAGCGGAACGGTATTGATCCAATCCAGCGAAAAGGTGCTCAGCGACTCCATGCTGGTGCGCACCATCGAGGGTCAGCTGCAGAGCGGCATGACCGTCGGTGGCCTGCAACGATTGCAAGGCGTCATCGCCCAGCAGTTGGGTGGTCAGCACTACGACTGA
- a CDS encoding HAD family hydrolase: MPIFCAEAVLFDVDGTLVDHEAAAEAAVRAGFPFVPDRDGLARRWRELEAWAMDRYLAGELTFTEQRRLRITHLADEFGQGVWSDDRADAWFAEYLVQYEAAWRTYPDVAPALSALAAEHPKVRLGVITNGDSQQQRRKLAKVGLLGLLDHATISSEIGVAKPHPAIFLAACDALRLPSSQVVYIGDRLRTDAEAAITAGLQGIWLDRRDTGVATSAKRIKSLTELPPLIRG, from the coding sequence GTGCCGATCTTTTGCGCCGAAGCCGTCCTGTTCGATGTGGATGGAACGCTCGTCGACCACGAGGCTGCCGCGGAGGCGGCGGTCCGCGCCGGGTTCCCCTTTGTTCCCGATCGGGATGGTCTCGCGCGCCGGTGGCGGGAGCTGGAAGCATGGGCGATGGATCGCTACCTCGCGGGTGAGCTGACCTTCACCGAGCAACGACGCCTGCGGATCACTCATCTCGCCGACGAGTTCGGTCAGGGGGTCTGGTCGGATGACCGGGCGGACGCGTGGTTCGCGGAGTATCTGGTGCAGTACGAGGCGGCGTGGCGGACCTATCCCGATGTGGCACCCGCTTTGTCGGCGCTCGCTGCCGAGCACCCGAAGGTGCGGCTCGGTGTGATCACCAATGGCGATTCGCAACAGCAGCGCCGCAAATTGGCGAAGGTCGGTCTCCTAGGCCTTTTGGACCACGCAACCATCTCCAGCGAAATAGGCGTAGCCAAGCCGCACCCGGCAATCTTCCTGGCCGCATGCGATGCACTGCGGTTGCCGTCTTCGCAGGTCGTTTACATCGGCGATCGCCTGCGGACGGATGCCGAGGCAGCGATCACCGCTGGGCTGCAGGGGATTTGGCTGGATCGCCGCGATACCGGCGTCGCCACCTCGGCCAAGCGCATCAAGAGCCTGACCGAGCTGCCGCCGCTGATCCGCGGCTAG
- a CDS encoding MerR family transcriptional regulator, producing MADALLDIAEVAERAGLAPSALRFYEKRGLIAADGRNGLRRTYRPDILGRLALVACARGAGFTIAEIARFIRATPSDTELRARMADKARDLDDDIARLIRMRDSLRHASTCTHEPLVECPDFKSTFETPEAQAIRTPATARTGLR from the coding sequence ATGGCCGACGCCCTGCTGGATATCGCCGAGGTGGCCGAACGCGCGGGGCTCGCCCCATCGGCACTGCGCTTCTATGAGAAGCGCGGCCTCATCGCCGCCGACGGTCGCAACGGATTACGGCGCACCTACCGACCCGACATCCTCGGCCGCCTCGCCCTGGTCGCCTGCGCCCGCGGCGCGGGCTTCACCATCGCCGAAATCGCCCGCTTCATCCGAGCCACCCCCAGCGACACCGAACTGCGTGCCCGCATGGCCGACAAAGCCCGCGACCTCGACGACGACATCGCCCGGCTCATCCGAATGCGCGACAGCCTCCGCCACGCATCGACCTGCACCCACGAGCCGCTGGTCGAATGCCCCGATTTCAAGAGCACCTTCGAAACCCCTGAAGCCCAGGCCATTCGGACGCCGGCGACCGCGAGAACTGGACTGCGGTAA
- a CDS encoding IclR family transcriptional regulator translates to MIQSVDRAVRILFALQGARRMTLSELAAELGLAATTVHGIVRTLAAHGVVVQEHGGGRYQLGPAVLRLGNVYLDTLDLRARALTWSHELARTTGLAVRVGVLFGDDVVIIHHEPRPDGSRQMPEVGIEIPSHASALGKAMLAFLTPLEATTLRSMTGETITDPAAFLEHLRPVTSSGLAYECEEAVLGESCVAGAIFDRTGSVVGAVGAVIPTPDWPASDVTVDAVRTTARTISRELGSTRWPATPDR, encoded by the coding sequence GTGATCCAGTCGGTCGACCGGGCCGTTCGCATACTGTTCGCACTGCAGGGCGCGCGGCGGATGACCCTGTCCGAGCTCGCGGCGGAGCTCGGACTCGCGGCGACAACGGTGCACGGCATCGTCCGGACGCTCGCCGCCCACGGTGTGGTCGTGCAGGAACACGGCGGCGGGCGCTATCAGCTCGGACCTGCCGTGCTGCGGCTCGGCAACGTCTACCTCGACACGCTCGACCTGCGGGCCAGGGCCCTTACCTGGTCACACGAACTGGCGCGGACCACCGGACTCGCCGTCCGGGTCGGCGTGCTCTTCGGCGACGATGTGGTCATCATCCATCACGAACCCCGACCGGACGGCAGTAGGCAAATGCCCGAGGTCGGCATCGAAATACCTTCCCACGCAAGCGCTCTCGGCAAGGCCATGCTCGCGTTCCTGACGCCGCTCGAGGCGACGACGCTGCGCAGCATGACCGGCGAAACGATCACCGATCCCGCGGCCTTCCTCGAACACCTGCGACCGGTCACATCGTCGGGTCTCGCCTACGAATGCGAGGAGGCCGTGCTCGGCGAATCCTGTGTGGCCGGAGCAATTTTCGATCGCACCGGCAGCGTCGTCGGCGCGGTCGGCGCAGTCATTCCGACGCCGGATTGGCCCGCCTCCGACGTCACCGTCGACGCGGTCCGCACCACCGCGCGCACCATCTCCCGCGAACTCGGTTCCACCCGCTGGCCTGCCACCCCGGATCGGTGA
- a CDS encoding MIP/aquaporin family protein translates to MDGLRTPQKLAAEVLGTAFLVFIGVGSVPATLMVNGDAPFTMADLGMISLAFGTVVLATVYAFGHVSGNHINPAVTLSLALNGQFPWRQVPAYLAAQVAGAVLGAFAIIGVLGDRASAVGLGVAAYGQGVGAGQAFIAEFVGTFILVLTVLLVVHRAAAPGFAGVAIGLVVFAAIIPVAPATGASINPARTLGPMLVQQVWGAEVAWSQAPVYLAAEFLAGVAAAFAARALTHIKTSAGANHDALETAA, encoded by the coding sequence ATGGATGGACTGCGGACGCCGCAAAAACTTGCGGCGGAAGTGCTCGGCACGGCGTTCCTCGTCTTCATCGGCGTCGGATCGGTACCTGCCACGCTCATGGTGAACGGCGACGCACCGTTCACCATGGCCGACCTCGGCATGATCTCGCTTGCCTTCGGCACCGTGGTCCTGGCCACCGTGTACGCCTTCGGGCACGTCTCAGGAAACCACATCAATCCCGCGGTGACCCTCTCGCTCGCGTTGAACGGGCAGTTCCCGTGGCGACAGGTTCCGGCTTACCTCGCCGCCCAGGTCGCTGGTGCGGTGCTCGGCGCGTTCGCCATCATCGGTGTGCTCGGCGACCGTGCCAGCGCGGTCGGCCTCGGTGTCGCCGCCTACGGCCAAGGCGTCGGCGCAGGGCAGGCGTTCATCGCCGAGTTCGTCGGCACCTTCATTCTCGTGCTGACCGTGCTGCTCGTCGTGCATCGCGCCGCGGCGCCCGGCTTCGCAGGCGTTGCCATCGGACTCGTGGTGTTCGCGGCCATCATCCCCGTCGCACCCGCCACCGGCGCGTCCATCAACCCGGCGCGGACGCTCGGGCCGATGCTCGTACAGCAGGTGTGGGGCGCGGAGGTGGCCTGGAGCCAAGCGCCGGTGTATCTCGCCGCCGAATTCCTCGCCGGTGTCGCCGCAGCCTTCGCTGCCCGCGCCCTGACCCACATCAAGACCTCGGCAGGCGCAAATCACGACGCGCTCGAAACCGCCGCATAA
- the dhaK gene encoding dihydroxyacetone kinase subunit DhaK: MKKLINDPADVVREALSGMAAAHPELRVDIENKVVFRADAPRPGKVALLSGGGSGHEPMHGGFVGAGMLDAACAGEVFTSPVPDQILGATTAIDAGAGVLHIVKNYTGDIMNFEMAAELAAAETGVAVTAVVVNDDVAVQDSLFTAGRRGVGATVVLEKIAGAAAEQGRSLAEVAEVARTVNANSRSMGMALTSCTVPAAGKPTFELGETEMEIGVGIHGEPGRHRAPLAPARETAAMLVEPILTDLPFTKGDTVICFVNGMGGTPLLELYVMYNEVARILGGHGIGIARSLVGPYITSLEMAGCSVTLTKVDDGLLTLWDAPVRTPALRWGV, encoded by the coding sequence ATGAAGAAACTGATCAACGATCCGGCCGATGTCGTCCGAGAAGCGCTGTCGGGCATGGCCGCGGCCCACCCCGAACTGCGGGTCGACATCGAGAACAAGGTCGTGTTTCGCGCCGACGCACCGCGACCGGGCAAAGTGGCGCTGCTGTCGGGCGGTGGCTCCGGGCACGAACCGATGCACGGTGGTTTCGTCGGCGCGGGCATGCTCGACGCCGCGTGTGCCGGGGAAGTCTTCACCTCCCCTGTCCCGGACCAGATCCTCGGCGCCACCACGGCCATCGACGCCGGTGCCGGGGTCCTGCACATCGTCAAGAACTACACCGGCGACATCATGAACTTCGAGATGGCTGCCGAGCTTGCTGCCGCCGAAACGGGGGTCGCGGTCACCGCGGTTGTGGTGAACGACGATGTGGCCGTGCAGGACAGCCTCTTCACGGCAGGCCGCCGTGGCGTCGGCGCCACCGTCGTGCTGGAGAAGATCGCGGGCGCCGCCGCGGAACAGGGCAGGTCGCTCGCCGAGGTCGCCGAGGTCGCCCGCACTGTGAACGCCAACTCACGCAGTATGGGCATGGCGCTGACCTCCTGCACCGTCCCCGCTGCCGGTAAGCCGACCTTCGAGCTCGGCGAGACCGAGATGGAGATCGGCGTCGGCATCCACGGGGAACCCGGCCGCCACCGCGCGCCGCTCGCGCCCGCGCGGGAGACCGCCGCAATGCTGGTGGAGCCCATCCTCACCGATCTGCCGTTCACCAAGGGCGACACCGTGATCTGCTTCGTGAACGGGATGGGTGGCACGCCGCTGCTGGAGTTGTACGTGATGTACAACGAGGTGGCCCGCATCCTCGGCGGCCATGGGATCGGGATCGCCCGCTCCCTGGTCGGCCCCTACATCACCTCGCTGGAGATGGCGGGATGTTCAGTGACATTGACCAAGGTCGACGACGGCCTACTGACTCTGTGGGATGCGCCGGTGCGCACGCCCGCCCTGCGCTGGGGAGTGTGA